From Cannabis sativa cultivar Pink pepper isolate KNU-18-1 chromosome 8, ASM2916894v1, whole genome shotgun sequence, a single genomic window includes:
- the LOC115699594 gene encoding glycerol-3-phosphate acyltransferase RAM2-like, which yields MNQPSSMAKEEYNFYSLPTIDKCQFTNRENDTIVADMDGTLFTQQSSFPYFALVAYEVGGIFRLLFLLLASPLAGILYHFVSESAGIRVLIFSTFVGMKVADIKWVATAVLPKFYSLDLHPHTWQVFTSCKKRCILTASPKIMVEPFLKGFATGFVRSPGVIVGENKVDALRREFPDLKTSTPNIGLGDKESDYPFMKLCKESYRVDPKIKVKPLSREKLPKAVIFHDGRLVQKPTPLMALLIILWTPIGILLSCLRITILSLTPLSNQHNMLRVMGVQIKVKGNPPPKGNTGRSGLLFVCSHRTVLDAVFVAGALHRQITTVSYSIARLSEIISPIKTTPLSRDRIKDAALIKKTLEEGDLIICPEGTTCREPFLLRFSALFADLSDELVPVAISVKMGMFHGTTARGSKWMDPFYFMMNPSPCYELNFLDKLPYELTRRGGKTSVEVANYVQRLIASTLSFKCTNLTRKDKYMALAGNDGSVATKTS from the coding sequence ATGAATCAACCCTCGTCTATGGCCAAAGAAGAGTACAACTTCTACTCTCTTCCAACCATTGACAAATGCCAATTCACAAATCGCGAAAACGATACCATCGTGGCTGACATGGATGGTACTTTGTTTACCCAACAAAGCTCCTTCCCTTACTTTGCCCTAGTAGCCTACGAGGTTGGTGGAATTTTTAGGCTTCTCTTCTTGCTATTGGCTTCTCCACTTGCTGGAATTCTCTATCATTTCGTCTCTGAATCCGCAGGTATTCGGGTCCTTATTTTTTCCACATTTGTCGGTATGAAAGTTGCTGATATAAAATGGGTGGCCACTGCCGTTCTTCCCAAGTTCTACTCCTTAGACTTGCATCCTCACACGTGGCAAGTTTTTACGTCATGCAAAAAACGATGCATATTGACAGCAAGTCCAAAAATCATGGTGGAACCTTTCTTGAAAGGTTTTGCCACGGGCTTCGTTCGAAGCCCGGGGGTAATAGTTGGGGAAAACAAGGTCGACGCCCTTAGGCGCGAGTTTCCTGACCTAAAAACTTCGACTCCGAACATAGGTTTGGGTGACAAGGAAAGTGATTACCCATTTATGAAGCTTTGTAAAGAAAGCTACAGAGTTGATCCGAAGATCAAAGTTAAACCACTCAGTCGCGAAAAGCTGCCTAAAGCTGTGATTTTCCACGACGGTAGGCTTGTTCAAAAACCGACGCCTTTGATGGCTTTACTTATCATTCTTTGGACACCAATTGGGATACTCCTTTCATGTTTGCGAATCACAATTCTTTCATTAACTCCTTTGTCAAATCAACACAATATGCTTCGTGTTATGGGGGTTCAAATCAAAGTAAAAGGAAACCCACCTCCTAAGGGTAACACTGGTCGATCTGGGCTTCTCTTCGTTTGTTCTCATCGAACAGTCCTCGATGCAGTTTTCGTTGCAGGGGCTCTCCACCGTCAGATCACAACTGTCTCTTATTCCATTGCGCGATTATCGGAGATCATATCACCAATAAAGACCACACCACTAAGCAGAGACCGAATCAAAGATGCTGCTCTAATAAAGAAGACTCTAGAGGAAGGTGACTTGATCATCTGCCCTGAAGGTACAACTTGTCGTGAGCCTTTTTTGCTTAGGTTTTCAGCTTTGTTTGCGGATTTATCTGATGAGTTGGTCCCCGTGGCTATATCTGTTAAAATGGGCATGTTTCATGGTACCACTGCGAGAGGTTCGAAATGGATGGACCCATTTTACTTCATGATGAATCCGAGTCCGTGTTACGAGTTGAATTTTCTTGATAAGTTGCCTTATGAGTTGACTCGGCGAGGTGGGAAGACGAGTGTTGAGGTGGCTAATTATGTACAGAGGTTGATTGCATCGACATTGTCGTTCAAGTGCACAAACTTAACTAGGAAAGACAAGTATATGGCGCTTGCTGGGAATGACGGTAGTGTGGCTACCAAAACTAGTTGA
- the LOC115699596 gene encoding glycerol-3-phosphate acyltransferase RAM2 encodes MAKEDSFSSLKTIDKCQSTDRENNIIAVDMNGTLLTQQSPFPYFALVAYEIGGILRLLFLLLTYPLAKFFYHFVSESAGIRVIIFSTFVGMKISDIKWVAKAVLPKFYSADVHPDTWRVFSSCDKRCVLTTTPRIMVEPFLKEYLGANLVIGTEISSIKGFATGFVKKPGVLSGKNKAEALRHEFPNPTPNIGVGDSENDYLFMKICKESYKVDAKTKVEPLSCEKLPKVVIFHDGRIVQKLTPFMALLVIIWTPIGLILACLRILASITIPWSILTYVIWILGVRIKVKGNLFPFTKGQSGLLFVCSHRTVLDATFVAGVLHRRITTVSYSISRLSEIISPIKTTPLSRDRVKDAALIKKTLEEGDLIICPEGTTCREPFLLRFSALFADLSNELVPVAISVKMGMFYGTTARGSKWMDPFYFMMNPSPCYELNFLDKLPYELTRRGGKTSVEVANYVQRLIASTLSFKCTNLTRKDKYMALAGNDGVVENKKNN; translated from the coding sequence ATGGCCAAAGAAGATAGCTTCTCTTCTCTCAAAACCATCGACAAATGCCAATCAACCGATCGTGAAAACAACATTATCGCAGTCGATATGAACGGTACTTTGCTTACCCAACAAAGCCCTTTCCCCTACTTTGCACTAGTGGCATATGAAATTGGTGGAATTTTAAGGCTTCTCTTCTTGCTATTGACTTACCCACTTGCCAAATTTTTCTATCACTTCGTCTCAGAATCAGCTGGTATTCGAGTCATTATTTTTTCCACCTTTGTAGGTATGAAAATTTCTGATATTAAATGGGTAGCCAAAGCTGTTCTTCCCAAATTTTACTCTGCCGATGTGCACCCCGACACATGGCGAGTCTTCTCGTCATGTGACAAACGGTGCGTTTTGACAACAACCCCAAGAATCATGGTGGAACCTTTCTTGAAAGAATATTTAGGAGCTAATTTAGTTATTGGTACAGAAATATCTTCCATTAAAGGTTTCGCCACGGGCTTTGTTAAGAAGCCCGGGGTTCTTAGTGGGAAGAACAAAGCTGAAGCGCTTCGCCACGAGTTTCCTAACCCAACACCTAATATAGGTGTGGGTGATAGTGAAAATGATTACCTATTTATGAAGATTTGTAAAGAAAGTTACAAGGTTGATGCCAAAACCAAAGTTGAACCACTCAGTTGCGAAAAGCTACCTAAAGTAGTGATATTTCATGATGGTAGAATTGTTCAAAAACTAACACCTTTCATGGCTTTACTTGTTATTATTTGGACCCCAATTGGGTTAATCTTAGCATGTTTGCGAATCCTAGCTTCAATAACAATTCCTTGGTCCATTCTCACTTACGTGATATGGATTTTGGGGGTTCGTATCAAAGTAAAAGGAAACTTATTTCCTTTTACTAAAGGCCAATCTGGGCTTCTCTTCGTTTGCTCTCATCGAACGGTCCTCGATGCAACTTTCGTTGCTGGGGTTCTTCACCGTCGGATCACAACCGTCTCTTATTCCATTTCACGATTATCAGAGATCATTTCACCAATAAAAACCACACCACTAAGCAGAGACCGAGTCAAAGATGCTGCTCTGATTAAAAAGACTCTAGAGGAAGGTGACTTGATCATTTGCCCTGAAGGTACAACTTGTCGTGAGCCTTTTTTGCTTAGGTTTTCAGCTTTGTTTGCGGATTTATCTAATGAGTTGGTTCCCGTGGCTATATCTGTTAAAATGGGCATGTTTTATGGTACCACTGCGAGAGGTTCGAAATGGATGGACCCATTTTACTTCATGATGAATCCGAGTCCGTGTTACGAGTTGAATTTTCTTGATAAGTTGCCTTATGAGTTGACTCGGCGAGGTGGGAAGACGAGTGTTGAGGTGGCTAATTATGTACAGAGGTTGATTGCATCGACATTGTCGTTCAAGTGCACAAATTTAACTAGGAAAGACAAGTATATGGCGCTTGCTGGGAACGATGGTGTTGTTGAAAacaaaaagaataattaa